The Pseudanabaena sp. ABRG5-3 genome includes the window ATTTGCTTTTGTCATTCATAAGAATTTATTTGTGAATATTAATTAGTATTCTAAAAAAACGTCCTAAGAGGAACATATAGCTGTAGCCGCCTATATTAGGACAAAATCAAAATCCAAGAAGCGAGTGGCGGCGCTTCGCGCCGCCACTCGCCTTCTGGTTTTGTGTCCTAACAAGAATGGCTACAGCTATAAATCTGTAATTTAATACAATGGAAAACGCTATAAACTGAATAAGGAAGTATATGAGCATAATTAGAACCTAAAACCGAAACCTGTAGAGTATGCTGTGCGTACACTATAGATTTTTAGCTTTTATATTTAATTGCGCCTAGCTACTTATAAGTAAACTTAAAGACCTAATTGACTCAACGAGTTTAAATGATTTTACGGAATAAAATTTATCATTGTTCTGCTAGTATCGCGACTGCGGGTGGTGGTGTTAAAACCTATATCAATGGATTGTATAGGGTGATGCCAGATGCTTTTGGTACAGAGATTATTGCGAATCTATTAGAGTATGATCAAAGCCATTTTCACCTGCTGCATATCCACGAAGCTAGTGCTTTAGCTCCAGTCAATAATCAATGTCCTGTGGTGTTTACTGCCCATAATCATGATGTTTATTGTGCAAGTGGAACCAAATATTTAGCAGCTTCTAAAACCAGTTGCGATCGCCTATTAAATGGTTTGGGCTGTACATGGGGGCATTTTATTGATGGTTGCGGTAGCCGCCGTCCGCCACAAGTGCTGAAAAATTGGCAACGGGCTAGTACCGAACTTGATGCGCTGAAAAAGTTGGGAATTCTGACGATCGCTAATAGTGACTATGTGCGATCGCAATTAATTGCCAATGGATTACCTCCCTCACAGGTTGTGACCTTGCTCTGTGGGATTGCGCCTCCTGAAAGTAAGCATACACCGCTCACCCCAGCAGTCCATGACCAAAAACGTATCTTGTTTGCGGGGAGAATTGTCCCTGAAAAAGGTTTGGATTGGCTACTTCGAGCAGTACCACTTTTAGACCGCAGGATTCACCTAGATATCGCAGGAG containing:
- a CDS encoding glycosyltransferase family 4 protein, producing the protein MILRNKIYHCSASIATAGGGVKTYINGLYRVMPDAFGTEIIANLLEYDQSHFHLLHIHEASALAPVNNQCPVVFTAHNHDVYCASGTKYLAASKTSCDRLLNGLGCTWGHFIDGCGSRRPPQVLKNWQRASTELDALKKLGILTIANSDYVRSQLIANGLPPSQVVTLLCGIAPPESKHTPLTPAVHDQKRILFAGRIVPEKGLDWLLRAVPLLDRRIHLDIAGDGWAMPQVWRLAEDLQISDRLTWHGWCQGEKLENLYRESFAVIFPSVWPEPAGLVTLEAYVRFRAVIASAVGGIPEHIQDGKTGILVVPHQVEQLALAITELATNFDKARMIGIAGNELFHNEFTLNIHAQRLQKIYDAAIAKQV